ACGGATTGATTGGCGATCACTCTCCTTTTGCCAAAAGTCTGATTACCTTCCTCGAAAAAAATCCTGCAGATATATTTTCCGCCTCAGATCTCATTCAGCACGTCAAAAAAATCACCACCTACAACGCCCGCCAGACGCCTGTCGGTGGCGTACTGCAAAATGCCGGTGATCAGGGCGGCGAGTTTGTCTTCCGGAAAAAGGGGGTAAAAACAGTTTATCCTGCCCAGTCCATAAACTCTCCCCAGACACAGGTCGTCAGCACTTTTACTCCGGAGAAGCCGAAAATCTATTTTTCCTATGCCGGTGAGACGAATGAAACAGGTGAGAGCCGTGGCGCGATTGCAGATGCCCTCTATCATGCGCTGGAGAAGGAAAATTTTACTGTGATCCGCGACAAAATGAACCTCGAATACGGCGGCCTGATCAGCAGGTTTATGGAAGAGACCAGCCGTGGCGAGCTGATTGTGGTTTTTCTTTCCGACGAATATATCCGCTCCGCCTACTGCATGTTTGAGCTGTATGAAATTGCCCGCAACAACAAGTGGGAGAAAGAAGCCTTTGCGAAAAGGATACTTCCTATCCGGCTGGAAACCCTGCGCCTCGACGACCCCACCGAACTCGAACCCTACTTCAAATACTGGGAATCGGAAGCTGTCAAATGGAAGGAATTTATCAACAAACGCATGGAAAAAGGCAATGCCAGTCGCGCACAGCAGGAGCGGTATATGATGGTAAATGAAATCAACCAGCGATTTGGCGACCTGGCCGACTGGCTGCAGGACATTCAGGCGATGACCCTTCCCCTTCTCTCCGAAAATGATTTTCAGCGGGTAAAAGAGGCGATAGTGAAGCGGGTTGGGGGGTAAAGTTGCGGGATGGTTAAGCCCATAAAGGCTTATTCTTCTTTTAGAAGTTCCTCGACTGTTTCGCTCAGATCAGATAATTTATACTGAACAAAATTCCACAAGTTTGCCGGGCGGGCAGCATCGTATTGATGAACTAATGTATTCCTTCTATTAATAGCTTCATCCTGTCCGGGAAAATAAAGTTGAAGCTTATTTAATTGGTATGCAGCTTCACCGATAATCGCCAATTCTCTTTCTACGGATCGAATAGTTTTCAAGTCATTACAAAACTCGTCTTCTGTACTTATTCCATCCATGTGAACCAGCCGTATGTCTTCAATACTCTGAAGAATATCAAACAGATACTTTTTCTGCTTCCGCGTCATAAATTAAAATCTTCGTTTCGTCAACTTCTTCTTTAAAATACGGGTTTCGCAGACCGGGATACCACACCAAATCTATCGGATGTCCGAGGATTTCTTCTACCTGATCCTTGAATGCAAAAAAGAAATTAATGGAAGTCAGACCAGACAATTGGGAATGGTCAAGCTCATATAACATATCAATATCAGAATCAGGGCGAAACTCTGGGGTTAAAACAGAGCCAAACACCCACAATTTGCTGAAATGATACTTTCTGCAAAGTTGTTTTATCCGATCAATATTTGGATGTATTACAGCAATCATTAGGTTGAATATACGATTTTCTCAGGAAAATATCACAGATTATCCAATCTTCAACCTTCCCCCTGCCTCAAAATCCTCCAAACCTCACATCCTTCGGCAAATCCGTTTTCTGCAATTGCCACTTTTTGCCCTGGCGGGTCATTCTGATTTCGCGCAATACGTTGTCTTCCGGCAGGCACAGCCATCCGCTGGCTTTGCTGTCGCTGCCGTAAACGGCCAGTTCGATGTTTTTCCAGTCCATCTGGTCGGTGGACTGCGCTACCTGGATTTTGGGTAAAATCGCGCCCGATCTGACCAGAATGATGGCCTCAATCTCACCAGCTTCGATGGTGTGCCAGCCCCTGCCATAAGTTTTTCCTGTCTGATAATCAACCCATTCCCCTCCGGGAAGATAGACGGCGCGGGAGGTTTTCCCCTCCTCAAACAGCGGCGCAACCATGATGTCTGAGCCAAACATATACGCATCATCGACTTCCCAGGCTCCGGGATCGTCGGGGTATTCGATCAACAGTGCGCGAACCATCGGCAATCCCTTCTCCGAAGCGATTTTCGACTGGGCATACACATAAGGCATCAGCTGGTACTTCATTTCGATGACTTTACGGAAATAGTTCTGGAAGTCGTCGCCATAGTCCCACGGCTCTTTGGGCGGCTGCCCGTGGCAGCGGGTATGCGAGGACATTGCCCCGAAAGGCAGCCACCTCCGGTAAAGGTTTTCTGGCGTGCGTTTCGTAAATCCGCCGATGTCGTGACTCCAGAAAGTAAATCCCGAAAGCCCCAGCGACAATCCGCCCCGCAATTGCGCCTCCATGCCCATATCCGAACTTTCTGCATCGCCGCCCCAGTGTAGCGGATAACGCTGACTGCCTGCCCAGGCACTGCGCGCCCAGATGATCTGTTCGCCGTTGATCTCCTGTGTCAGGTCTGATACTGTCTTGTTGTACCGCAATGGGTAGAGATTGTGTTCGTAAAAACCGGTACTCCCATTGGCGTAAAGGCCATTGTAGGGCGCGGCTTCGCCAAAGTCCACCTTGATCACGGCAACGCCCATCTTCAGGAGGGTACCGATTTTCTGCCGATACCATGCCACGGTCTCCGGATTGGTAAAATCGAGGACGGCGTCTTCAAAAGGAATATTGCCTTTGGCATTTTTGACGTGGAGGCCTTTTTGAATGATTTCGGGAAAAAGTTTGTTTTGCGGCACAAAATAGGGCAGTTGCCACAGGCAGGTGCGAAAACCGTCGGCCTTCAGGTCAGCGATCATTTTCCGGGGGTCGTCAAAACGGCTTTTGGCAAATTCGTAATCACAGCGCCAGTCAGTCTCAAACCAGCCGGTATCAAAGTGTAAGACATCGGTGGGGATTTTATTCGCCCTGAGTTTAGCTGCCACATTCCGCCCGTCTGCCTCTGAAAAATAGGTAATTCTGCTCATCCAAAGCCCAAATGACCACAAGGGCGGCATGGGCGCTTTTCCGGTAAGATTGGTATAGGAATCGAGAATGTCTTTGGGTTGTCCCAAAAAGATAAACAAGTCCAGCGATTCGTCTCCAATCAATAATTTATTCGTAGCGCCGTAACTCTGCCCAAAATCGCAGGTGATGGGGGAGGAGGTATGCATAAACATTCCGTAACCCCTGCTGCTCAGGAAAAACGGAATCGGTTTGTACATGCCCGGCGTTTCTACTCCGTTGGGGTCGCAGGTGTAGAGGTTGACCTTTTGGCCGTATTTGTTGAGGTTGGTGAAGGATTCTCCACAACCAAAGATTTTTTCGTCAGGCGAAAGCTCAAATACTGCGCCCACACTTCGGCTGTAATCCGCCGCCCTTCTTACAAAAGCAAAAGGCATATTGGCACAAAACCCTGCATTGTCGCTGCTGTGGCGTGTTTTGGTAAGCACTTTTCCGCTGGCATCAAAAAATTCTACCGCCCAGGGTTTTTCCCATACAATCACTTTTCCGTGGAGACTGGTGTATTGATGACCGCCTTTGACTTTGTTGTACACCCAGTCCTGAATATGATTTTCCGGTTCTGAAACCAGCATGAGAGAGGGTTCATTTTTTTGAATAACCGTTCCGGTTTTCATCTGTAACCGCACTGTGCGACTGTCGATAAATTGCAGGGAAAAAGGCATAACCGGGTTTTCCTCGTATTCCGTGGCGGGAAACTCATTTTGCGCCATGGGGCGGAAACCGTGTTGTGTGAAGTTGAAGGCATGGGCGGGCGTATAACGCATGCGCTGCCAGTTCAACAGCCCTTCCGCCGTAGCGGGATTAAACGTAACGAGGCTATCGGTAAAAAAGTAGGTATTGAGGTAATCTTTAAAATCGGGGCTGAGATCGACGGGTTCGTTCATCAGCAATTGCTGATTTTGCCCCGACAAGTTTGTCAGCGCAAATAAAAAAACCACAAAGAGGAAAATCGCCGGATTCAGTCTGAAAAAAGCCATGAGCAATAGGGGTTAAAAATCAATGACTTCAAGTTAAGCTGAAAAATGAAAAGATTATATGAACAGTTTCATATTTGCCGAACTACTGGTCAGGATCAAGTCGCTGCTCCGAAGAAGCAGCAAGGCTGACGCCCGGAACCTACGAAGCAGAAGTGTTTAGTGAAAATGAGTCAATAGGAAGCATACGATTCTCTTTTCGGCAGCATTTTCCTTCAAAAACGCATGAGGGGACCCCATTTTTCTGAAGAGGAAGATGGGGTTTTTCTATTCATTGTTTTGCGAAATGCATTTCCCAATTGTAAATCACGACGTTAACAAAAAATTAACGTTCGCCACTTGTCCGTATAATCAAGTTGGTGTAAATTTGCCCGCCAAGTAATGAAAAACTGTTTAAGAAATATTCTGACGCTGTGTGTCTTTTTGTTGACTGTAAGCAGCCAGTTATGGGCCCATGCTGGCCGGGAGAATATTCAACAGTCTTCAATAAAAATTTCAGGAGAGTCAAAACGTGCCGGATTTGATATTGGCGAATTTGATCTCACCTCCATCCTTAAATTTACTTCAGCTACTCCGGAAAGGGAAAATCCCGAACTAAAGATTTCCATTCTTCCCTATGAGGAAAAGGAAGAGGATGAGGAAGACAAATTTGTTTCTCTTCATAAGAATTCGAATAGCGGTCATAATTTTGATGTTACAGGCCACATCCTGATACCTGCCTATTATTTTCAATACCTGACCCAGTGTTTGCCGCCCCATGAACCAGCTGGGGAGCCCTTGGTTGGCGATCGCTCTATCCTGTTTCGCGTATTTAGGATTTGATTCACATCTTATTGGGGTAACCTGAAGTTGCCTTAAACTTAGCCATATTTTTTATCCCTCCCCTCCGAGCCCGCTTACCATTTGGTCAGCAGGATGTTTGTGTATAATGGGTTTTTTGTCCATTTGAAAATAAAATCTTTAAAATAATTATTTGTGAAAAGTATCACTATCATGAAGAGACTTCTCTTACCTGTGAGTTTGTGTGTCTTATTGTGGCATACGAGCTGCGAATCCAAAAAGGAAAAGGAAGAATCAGAAGCCAAATTTCTGGTTACCACTCCTATGAAAATGGACACCACCGTTACAGACGAATATGTGTGTCAGATCCATTCTATTCAGCATATTGAATTGAGGGCCCTGGAAAAAGGTTATTTGCAGAATATCTATGTGGATGAAGGTCAGTTTGTCAAAAAAGGTCAGCTGATGTTTAAGATCATGCCCAACCTTTACGAAGCTGAGCTCCAGAAAGCACAGGCCGAAGCCAGAGTCGCAGAGATTGAATATCTGAATACCAAATCGCTTGCTGACAGCAATATCGTATCCCAAAACGAACTGGCTATGTCGCTGGCCAAATTTGAAAAGGCCAAAGCCGAAATGTCTCTGGCGCAGGTTCATCTGGGATTTACTGAAATCAGGGCGCCATTTGATGGGATCATGGACCGCTTGCATGTACGGTTGGGGAGTCTCGTGGAAGAGGGCGAATTGCTTACTTCCCTTTCCGACAACAGCAAAATGTGGGTGTATTTCAACGTACCTGAACCCGAATATCTGAATTATAAAGTCAAAGCGAGTCAGGGGGAAAAGACGGTTGTGAATTTGCTGATGGCAAATGGTCAGGTATTTGATTACCCCGGACTATTGGAAACCATTGAAGGCGAATTTAACAATGAGACGGGTAATATCGCCTTTAGAGCTACTTTTCCCAATCCCAAAGGACTCCTGAGACATGGGGAAACGGGCAATATCCAGTTGCCGATAGCGCTGAAAGATGCACTTCTCATTCCACAGAAATCCACATTTGAGGTTCTTGACAAGAAGTATGTATTCGTCGTGGATCAGGAAGGGGTAGTAAAATCAAGACAAATTACTATTGGGGAAGAGCTTCCTCATTTATACGTGGTGACCGAAGGCCTGGAGGAAAATGATAAGATTCTCCTTGAAGGTTTACGTCTGGTAAGAGAAAATGACAAAATAGAATATGAACTGATGGAGCCTGCGGCTGTGATCACACAGTTGGAGTTGTATGCAGAATAATTCACGTATCCTGAAAACCAAAAGAAATGTTTGCTAACATTATTCACAGACCCGTCTTTGCTATTGTAATTTCGGTCGTCTTCCTTTTCATCGGTACGTTGGCGATCAAACAGCTACCGATCTCTCAATTTCCGCAGATTGCGCCTACAACAGTAAGTATATTTATCGCTTACCCTGGCGCAAGCGCGGATGTATTGATCAAATCTACTCTGATCACACTGGAAAATGCTATTAACGGTGTTCCCGGTATGAGATATATGACAACGGATGCTACCAGTGCCGGAGAAGCTACAGTCAGTGTAATCTTTGACCCTGGTACGGATCCCAACCTTGCGGTTATACAGGTGAAAACAAGGGTGGACCAGGTGATGCCGCTTTTGCCCGAACTGGTTCAGCGGGAAGGGGTAATCATTTCTCCTATTCAGCCCAGTATGCTGATGTATGTCAACCTGTATAGTACAGATGAAGAGCTGGACGAAAAATTTCTGTACAACTACGCAACGGTCTCTATGATCCCGGAGATACAGCGGATCAAAGGGGTCGCCAGAGCCCAAATTCTCGGTAGCCGCAGATATGCTATGCGTGTATGGCTGAACCCGGACCGCATGCGGGCCTATAATATCTCCATTGAAGAAGTGATGGAAGCGATGGGTGAACAAAGTATTATTGGCCGGCCGGGCAGGATCGGACAGAGTTCTGGTATTGCTGCGCAGTCTCTGGAATACGTACTCACCTATAAAGGGCGCTACAATACACCGGAAGAGTATGAAGGAATTATTATCCGGGCCAACTCGGAAGGGGAAAGTATCCGTTTGAAAGATATCGCCACCGTGGAGTTGGGGAGTGAATTTTTTGACATCTACTCCAACCTGGATGGCGAACCGTCGGCAGCTATCGTATTGAAGCAAAACTACGGCAGTAATGCCAGTGATGTAATTAAAGAGGTAAAAGTGCTTCTGGAAGAGATGAAACGGAGTTTTCCTCCGGGAGTTGATTACAAAATCAGCTATGACGTTTCTCAATTTCTGGATGCCTCCATTGAGAAAGTGCTTCATACGCTGGGCGAAGCGTTTATTCTTGTAGCCATTGTTGTGTTCGTGTTCCTGGGTGATTGGCGTTCGACGTTGATTCCTACCCTGGCTGTACCGGTGTCGCTCGTCGGAGCATTCTTTTTTATGCAGTTTTTCGGACTCTCCATCAACCTGATCACCTTGTTTGCACTTGTGCTTGCGATCGGTATTGTGGTGGATAACGCGATTGTCGTAGTCGAGGCGGTACATGCCAAGATGGAGGAGAAAAATATGTCCCCCTACGGTGCTACCAAAGAGGTGCTTCAGGAAATCAGCGGTGCCATCATTGCTATCACACTTGTAATGACAGCGGTATTTGTGCCCCTGGTATTTATGACTGGTCCGGTTGGGGTATTCTATCGCCAGTTTTCGATAACTATGGCAACGTCCATCATCCTCTCAGGGGTTGTGGCGCTTACCCTTACCCCAGTGTTGTGTGCCATGATTCTGAAAAACAACCATGGTAAGGAAAAGAAAAGGAACCCATTGACCCGATTGCTCGATGCCTTTAACCGCTGGTTTGAAAGGGTCACCGGAAGATATACCAACCTCCTTCGGAAAATCGTCAGCCGGCGCGCACTCACTTTTCTCATCCTCATAGGATTTTGTGTGGGGATATTCTTTGAAAACCGGGTACTTCCTGCGGGCTTTATCCCCGGAGAAGACCAGGGTACGATTTATGCGATTATCCAAACCCCTCCCGGTGCTACGTTGGAAAGAACCAACCAGGTATCGCAGAAGCTTCAGAAAATATGCGAAGAAGTAGAGGGGGTAGAATCGGTTTCTTCACTGGCTGGTTATGAGATTATGACCGAAGGACGAGGATCCAATGCCGGTACCTGTCTGATCAACCTGAAAAACTGGTCTGAGCGGGAGAAGTCTGTGAAGGAAATCATGGAAGAACTTGAAGAAAAATCGAAAGGCCTGGGCGCGGTGGTAGAGTTTTTTGAACCACCGGCAGTTCCTGGCTTTGGTTCTTCCGGAGGCTTTTCGCTGCGTCTGCTGGATAAATCGACAAGTACCGATTACCAAGAGTTTGATAAGGCAAATAAGGAATTTATGGACAACCTCAGCAAGCGAAAAGAGCTGACGGGTCTGTTTACTTTCTTCGCTGCCAACTACCCGCAGTACGAATTGGTGCTTGACAATAAAGTTGCCATGCAGAAGGGCGTATCGATCGGAAAAGCGATGGAAAACCTGAACATCCTGATCGGTAGTACCTATGAACAGGGATTTATCCGGTTTGACCGTTTTTTCAAGGTGTATGTTCAGTCCGCGCCCGAATTCAGAAGGCTGCCCTCCGATATTTTGAATTTGTTTATCAAAAATGAAAGCGGAGAGATGGTGCCCTATTCGGCATTCATGACACTCAAAAAACAACAGGGGCCAAACGAAATTACCCGTTACAATATGTACAATTCTGCGGCGATACGGGGGCTTCCTGCACCAGGATATACCACCGCAGATGCGATTCAGGCCATACGGGAAGTGGCGAGTGAGACTTTGCCTAAGGGGTATGACATTGCGTGGGAAGGGCTTTCCTATGACGAATCCAGCAGGGGAAATGAGTCGGTCTATATTTTCATTATCGTACTGGCGTTTGTTTACCTGGTGTTGGCAGCACAATACGAAAGTTTCCTGTTGCCTCTGGCGGTAATTCTTTCGATTCCACTCGGGATATTTGGATCGTTTTTCCTGCTGAAAATGATGGGGTTGGATAATGACATTTACGCTCAGATAGGAATGATTATGCTGGTAGGGTTGCTGGGAAAAAATGCCGTACTGATTGTGGAGTTTGCCGTTCAGGAAAACCGGCATGGAGCCTCCGTTTTTGAAGCAGCTATCGCCGGTGCAAAAACGCGTTTTCGCCCGATTCTGATGACTTCATTCGCCTTTATTGCGGGGTTGATTCCACTGGTAATAGCGACTGGCGCTGGTGCCATTGGTAACAAGACCATTGGCTCCTCTGCACTGGGAGGGATGCTTTTCGGTACCCTCTTTGGGGTAATCATCATCCCTGGCTTGTACTACATTTTCGGCAAAATGGCAGAGGGCCGCAAGATGATAAAAGATGAATACTTTAGTCCAATCACAGAAGTAATCGCGAACAATGATTAATCGTAAAATAATTCAATATCTGGCTTTGGCCTGCATCCTGTTTGTATTTCAGGCCTGTTCGATTCCTGCATTGGTAGAGAAAACTGAAAATCGCGCCCTTCCCGGGAATTATAGAAATTCGCAGGATACTACCAATTCGGCAAAGGTCGACTGGCGGGACTATTTTACCGATGCATACCTGTATGACCTGATCGAAACTGCTCTGAAAAACAACCAGGAGCTGAATATCGTTCAGCAGGAAATTAATATTTCCCAAAATGAGGTCATGGCCCGCAAAGGAGAATATCTGCCTTTTGTGAATGTGCAGGGAGCTACGGGGGTGGAAAAAGTTGGTAGATACACCAGCCAGGGTGCCAATGATGCCAACACGGAAATCAGACCCGGAAGGGAATTCCCTGACCCGCTTCCTGATTTTATGCTGGCTGGGTATGCTTCATGGGAAGTGGATATCTGGAAAAAGCTGCGAAACGCAAAAAAATCGGCTTTGACCCGGTACTTGTCTTCTGTCGAAGGAAAAAACTTTCTGGTAACCCAGCTGGTTGCGGAAGTTGCTGGTTCTTACTTCGAACTAATGGCACTGGATAATCAGTTGGAAAATGTGCGGCGAACTATTGAAATTCAGCAGAATGTCCTGAAAATCATCAAACTTCAGAAGCAGGCTGCAAAAGTTACCGAACTCGCTGTGCGAAAGTTTGAGGCGGAAGTGCTCAAAAACCAAAGCCTTCAGTACGCCCTCCTGCAGGAGATTACGGAGACGGAAAACAGGATCAACTTTCTTCTGGGTAGGTATCCGCAGCCGATTCAAAGAAATTCGCAGAATTTCACAGAAATGGTGCCGGAGGCTATTTTTGAAGGGATTCCCTCACAGTTGCTGGCAAACCGGCCCGATATCAGACAGGCAGAGCTGGAACTGGCAGCGTCAAAGCTGGATGTGCAGGTGGCCCGGGCTGAGTTTTACCCATCGTTGCGGTTGACCGCGGGTCTGGGGCTTCAGGCATTTAATCCCAAATTGCTGGTCACTACGCCTGAGTCCATTCTGTTTAATCTGGCTGGCGATATGGTAATGCCCGCCATAAACCGGAACGCGATAAAGGCAAATTATTATTCTGCCAATTCAAGACAGATCCAGGCGGTTTACAGTTATGAGCAGTCGGTGTTAAATGCCTATATCGAGGTTGTCAATCAGCTTTCAAATGTCAGCAACCTGGAAAGTAGCTACCAGTTGAAAGTGAGTCAGGTTAATACGCTTACGGAGTCGGTGGACATTGCCACCCGGCTTTTTCAGTCAGCGCGCGCCGACTATATGGAGATCCTCCTGACCCAGCGCGACGCGCTGGAGGCGAGAATGGAAATGATCGAAACCAAAAAACAGCAAATGGATGCCATGGTCAGAATATATCAGGCCCTGGGCGGTGGATGGAATTAGGTAGAGAATACGTGAAAATCTACGGTTTAAAAGGATTTTTTGGATTTTTACATGCATTAAGGAACCCCATCATTCTGAAAAGGATGATGGGGTTTTTGTATGGCTTACCTTACTTTTGCACTTTCTTAAGCTCAAAGTCAAAACTCACGG
The DNA window shown above is from Bacteroidia bacterium and carries:
- a CDS encoding glycoside hydrolase family 31 protein; translated protein: MAFFRLNPAIFLFVVFLFALTNLSGQNQQLLMNEPVDLSPDFKDYLNTYFFTDSLVTFNPATAEGLLNWQRMRYTPAHAFNFTQHGFRPMAQNEFPATEYEENPVMPFSLQFIDSRTVRLQMKTGTVIQKNEPSLMLVSEPENHIQDWVYNKVKGGHQYTSLHGKVIVWEKPWAVEFFDASGKVLTKTRHSSDNAGFCANMPFAFVRRAADYSRSVGAVFELSPDEKIFGCGESFTNLNKYGQKVNLYTCDPNGVETPGMYKPIPFFLSSRGYGMFMHTSSPITCDFGQSYGATNKLLIGDESLDLFIFLGQPKDILDSYTNLTGKAPMPPLWSFGLWMSRITYFSEADGRNVAAKLRANKIPTDVLHFDTGWFETDWRCDYEFAKSRFDDPRKMIADLKADGFRTCLWQLPYFVPQNKLFPEIIQKGLHVKNAKGNIPFEDAVLDFTNPETVAWYRQKIGTLLKMGVAVIKVDFGEAAPYNGLYANGSTGFYEHNLYPLRYNKTVSDLTQEINGEQIIWARSAWAGSQRYPLHWGGDAESSDMGMEAQLRGGLSLGLSGFTFWSHDIGGFTKRTPENLYRRWLPFGAMSSHTRCHGQPPKEPWDYGDDFQNYFRKVIEMKYQLMPYVYAQSKIASEKGLPMVRALLIEYPDDPGAWEVDDAYMFGSDIMVAPLFEEGKTSRAVYLPGGEWVDYQTGKTYGRGWHTIEAGEIEAIILVRSGAILPKIQVAQSTDQMDWKNIELAVYGSDSKASGWLCLPEDNVLREIRMTRQGKKWQLQKTDLPKDVRFGGF
- a CDS encoding efflux RND transporter periplasmic adaptor subunit, with translation MKRLLLPVSLCVLLWHTSCESKKEKEESEAKFLVTTPMKMDTTVTDEYVCQIHSIQHIELRALEKGYLQNIYVDEGQFVKKGQLMFKIMPNLYEAELQKAQAEARVAEIEYLNTKSLADSNIVSQNELAMSLAKFEKAKAEMSLAQVHLGFTEIRAPFDGIMDRLHVRLGSLVEEGELLTSLSDNSKMWVYFNVPEPEYLNYKVKASQGEKTVVNLLMANGQVFDYPGLLETIEGEFNNETGNIAFRATFPNPKGLLRHGETGNIQLPIALKDALLIPQKSTFEVLDKKYVFVVDQEGVVKSRQITIGEELPHLYVVTEGLEENDKILLEGLRLVRENDKIEYELMEPAAVITQLELYAE
- a CDS encoding caspase family protein; the encoded protein is MADRKLKWDQPSAENAYPLRTNHLLAIGINAYEHVGHLGNCVMDTQALVNVLTEKYQFEPAQVTTLYDYEATRVAILDTLDRLSRQLSANDNLLIYFAGHGYYGEHVKKGYLVPVDGKIESISSLIYNSQIRDYIQGIPVHHLFLIVDSCFSGELILRKAETAEEKGGEIYAQRVDAFPSRWGLAAGRIEVVSDGLIGDHSPFAKSLITFLEKNPADIFSASDLIQHVKKITTYNARQTPVGGVLQNAGDQGGEFVFRKKGVKTVYPAQSINSPQTQVVSTFTPEKPKIYFSYAGETNETGESRGAIADALYHALEKENFTVIRDKMNLEYGGLISRFMEETSRGELIVVFLSDEYIRSAYCMFELYEIARNNKWEKEAFAKRILPIRLETLRLDDPTELEPYFKYWESEAVKWKEFINKRMEKGNASRAQQERYMMVNEINQRFGDLADWLQDIQAMTLPLLSENDFQRVKEAIVKRVGG
- a CDS encoding TolC family protein, which encodes MINRKIIQYLALACILFVFQACSIPALVEKTENRALPGNYRNSQDTTNSAKVDWRDYFTDAYLYDLIETALKNNQELNIVQQEINISQNEVMARKGEYLPFVNVQGATGVEKVGRYTSQGANDANTEIRPGREFPDPLPDFMLAGYASWEVDIWKKLRNAKKSALTRYLSSVEGKNFLVTQLVAEVAGSYFELMALDNQLENVRRTIEIQQNVLKIIKLQKQAAKVTELAVRKFEAEVLKNQSLQYALLQEITETENRINFLLGRYPQPIQRNSQNFTEMVPEAIFEGIPSQLLANRPDIRQAELELAASKLDVQVARAEFYPSLRLTAGLGLQAFNPKLLVTTPESILFNLAGDMVMPAINRNAIKANYYSANSRQIQAVYSYEQSVLNAYIEVVNQLSNVSNLESSYQLKVSQVNTLTESVDIATRLFQSARADYMEILLTQRDALEARMEMIETKKQQMDAMVRIYQALGGGWN
- a CDS encoding efflux RND transporter permease subunit, with amino-acid sequence MFANIIHRPVFAIVISVVFLFIGTLAIKQLPISQFPQIAPTTVSIFIAYPGASADVLIKSTLITLENAINGVPGMRYMTTDATSAGEATVSVIFDPGTDPNLAVIQVKTRVDQVMPLLPELVQREGVIISPIQPSMLMYVNLYSTDEELDEKFLYNYATVSMIPEIQRIKGVARAQILGSRRYAMRVWLNPDRMRAYNISIEEVMEAMGEQSIIGRPGRIGQSSGIAAQSLEYVLTYKGRYNTPEEYEGIIIRANSEGESIRLKDIATVELGSEFFDIYSNLDGEPSAAIVLKQNYGSNASDVIKEVKVLLEEMKRSFPPGVDYKISYDVSQFLDASIEKVLHTLGEAFILVAIVVFVFLGDWRSTLIPTLAVPVSLVGAFFFMQFFGLSINLITLFALVLAIGIVVDNAIVVVEAVHAKMEEKNMSPYGATKEVLQEISGAIIAITLVMTAVFVPLVFMTGPVGVFYRQFSITMATSIILSGVVALTLTPVLCAMILKNNHGKEKKRNPLTRLLDAFNRWFERVTGRYTNLLRKIVSRRALTFLILIGFCVGIFFENRVLPAGFIPGEDQGTIYAIIQTPPGATLERTNQVSQKLQKICEEVEGVESVSSLAGYEIMTEGRGSNAGTCLINLKNWSEREKSVKEIMEELEEKSKGLGAVVEFFEPPAVPGFGSSGGFSLRLLDKSTSTDYQEFDKANKEFMDNLSKRKELTGLFTFFAANYPQYELVLDNKVAMQKGVSIGKAMENLNILIGSTYEQGFIRFDRFFKVYVQSAPEFRRLPSDILNLFIKNESGEMVPYSAFMTLKKQQGPNEITRYNMYNSAAIRGLPAPGYTTADAIQAIREVASETLPKGYDIAWEGLSYDESSRGNESVYIFIIVLAFVYLVLAAQYESFLLPLAVILSIPLGIFGSFFLLKMMGLDNDIYAQIGMIMLVGLLGKNAVLIVEFAVQENRHGASVFEAAIAGAKTRFRPILMTSFAFIAGLIPLVIATGAGAIGNKTIGSSALGGMLFGTLFGVIIIPGLYYIFGKMAEGRKMIKDEYFSPITEVIANND
- a CDS encoding nucleotidyltransferase domain-containing protein, encoding MIAVIHPNIDRIKQLCRKYHFSKLWVFGSVLTPEFRPDSDIDMLYELDHSQLSGLTSINFFFAFKDQVEEILGHPIDLVWYPGLRNPYFKEEVDETKILIYDAEAEKVSV